CAGCAGATAGGACTGCTTGATGAACTCGAAAATGCCGCTGTTATTCCAGGCCGGGTCAGCGAATCGGCGGTCGTCCGGGGCGGGTTTTATTACCGGTTCCGGCGTTTCCCCCAGCATGCGCCGCGACGTATAGCGCCATAAATCGCCATAGGATCGCAAAAGCGACGCCTGCGCCTCGACCATCTGCGCCGGGTTGGCCAGCATACTGGTCGCCATGCTCTTGAAGGCGTCACCGATATTCAGGGGATCCGCGTGACCCAGCGGCGATTCGATGTCGCTTTCGTCCCTTAGCTGCTGCTTTTCGATATACATCTGCGCAATCTGCCGGATATGGTCGGCGACTTTCGCCAGATTTTGCGCCAGCTGGGCCACATCGGCTTCCGTATGGCTGGTCTCGTTTGCCTTGCTGTCCAATTGATTGCTCACAACATGTTCCCTATTCTTGCCACACTCTCAAACGATCCTTGCGACAGTTGTCGCAGTAGAGCGGCGAAGCAGGATATAGTTATGTTGCAGTGCAAAATAAATCAAGGCGAAGCTCCCGGTGACGCGCGGACAGGAGGCAGAATAGCGGTTTGGGCGCTGCTTGTCGCCATCTCGGTTCTGATGACCGCTTGCGAAAGCGTTCCGGATTACGTCAACCCGATGAAGTGGTTTGAGGATGACGCGCCTGAAGCCGCCCCGGAGCAGGGGTCCGCTTCGAAAGAGTTTCCCAATCTCGGATCCGTGCCCGAGCGTCCCGTAGTTCCGTCGCTCAAATCGCAGCAGGCGGAAATCCGCGAAGGGCTGGTCGCCGATCAGGAGAACGCGCGTTATACCGAAGAGGAAGTCCGCCAGGAAGTGGACCGCCGCGCGGGCGGGCTGCCGCAGGCGGCGGGACCGCGGGTCTCGTCCGTGCCGCCCGCGCCGCCGCCCGTTGCCAGGCCGAGCGTACCCCGCCCGGAAATTCCGGCGGCGCCAGACAATAGAGAGGTACCGGTCACGCGGCCGGGCGTACCGCCGCCGCCATCCGTGCCGGCGCCGCAGTCGGTTGCGCCACCCGAACCGCGTACCGCCGAATCCGTCGCGCCACTGCCGGTTTCGCCGCCGGCACCGAGCGTTGTTCCGCCGCCGCCATCTGTTGCCCCGCCGGCCAATACCACCCCGCCTGCGACAGCCGACGCGTCGCCGATATTGTCGGAGCCGCTGAAAGTGGGCACGATATATTTCGCCGAAAACGCCAAACACCTGCAATCGGCGGATGTCGCGATTCTGGAGCAGATCGCGGCAGCGCAGCGGGCGACGGGAAACCGGCTCAGGGTTGTCGGTCATGCCAGCGGCGGGGCCGGCGCTTCCAATTCGTCCCGTCGTTCGCGGGTGAATTACGAGGTATCGCTCAGCCGGGCGAACGCGGTTGTCTCCGCGCTGGTCAGCCTCGGCGTGTCGCCGGGTCAGATAACCGTGGAGGCATTGGGCGACACCGCGCCCCTCTATGCCGAATATACTGCGGCGGGCGAAGCGGCGAACCGGCGTGCGGAAATCTGGATGATGAACTGACCGGTACCGTGTCGCGCCGCCCTTACTTCGCGGCAGCCGGGTGGAGGCTTACCCGCACGCTTGCGTAGCCCGTCTGGCCGCCGCAAGGCGCGCGGCTCGCCCGGTCGGCGCATAGCAGGGCGATTTTCGGTGGCGCATCCCCGTCGGCGATAGTCGCCGCGATATCAATGGCATCCGGACGGGAAAACGGTCCCGCGATGACCTGAAACATAAGCGCGCCATCGTCCAGAACCATACGGACGACGGTCCGCAGGCCCGCATGCCGGGTCCGAACCGTCTCAGCCTCCTGAAACTGCCGGAACAGACCGATGATGAGGTAATGTTGCGCGCTGGCCGTTCGATCGCCGATTGCGCCTTCATCGGATTTACCGGCTGGCGGGAGACTATTGATCGTTTCGGCCATTGCGACCAGGACCCTGTCGACCGGCTCCAGGGCGCTGGATGATTCGTCGTTCCGGGCGCCGGACGCTTGTTCGTCGTTTCCTGCGGGGAGCAGGATTGCTACGGGTTCGGAAGCCACGGGGCCCGACGCCGGCTGGAGGTCGCCGTCAAGCCTTTCAGCCAGTGAAACCATGCTGTCGCGAAGATGCTTCGTGGCGCTGTCCTGCGCGGCCGTGTCTTCCGTCGCCGGTTCGCCCTGCGCCACGGCGATCCCGTTATTTTCATCGACATAGGCCTCGCACATGCCCAGACCCAAAACGATACGGTGTACGGCGCAGTCCTGCGATACCATGGCGGATACCGCATGGTCGGACATGCTTTTCCCCGTCGTCATATAGCTGAGCCCGGATGCCGCAAAGGATGCAATCTGAAGCGAGACGGGAAGCGCGCAGCCCGAAAGACCAATGCCGCTGAGGACAACGAATAAATACCGCATGATGACCTTTGATCATTGTAGGTTTGTTATTAATAGAAATCTGACAACAGGAAAGTAATAATTGCAACAACTATAGTATTGAAATTATTTAAAGATTCTTAAAAAAGTAACAGAAATTATATTGAAATATATTTAATTGTTATTGTTTATATTTATTGAAATTTATCGCCAATTGTCGGGTGGTTGCCGTTTCGGGTCACAATGACCCTGGTATCGCGGACGCTGAAATCCGTGCGATCGGCGCCGCTCAGGTGCTTCTGCCACATATGCGCGTATGCGGTCTCGAGCTCGCGGATGTGCAGGCCGTAATTCATCATGTTCCGGGCGAACCGTTCGCGTAGCGCATTGCGCAGCGACACCAGGCGATCCCGGTCGACGGCAAGGCTGGCGGCGGTCGCGACATAGCCGTCGACCGACCGGGCCGCGAGGTCGCCCATACCGAGCCTGGTGATGTACCGCAACCCCTGCCGGCCCATGAAGCTGTCCGATACCAGAGTAACCAGCGGGACGCCCATCAGCATGGTGTCGCAGGTCGTCGTTCCTCCGTTGCAGGGAAAAGGGTCGAGGGCGATATCGGCTTCGCCGATTCCCGACAGGTGATCGTTTCGCGTTGCGCGCATGCCCTGAAACGCCAGCCGCGCTGGATTGATGTCATGCGCGACAAACTGCCGACGGAACAGGTCAACGGTATCGGCATCGCCGAAATAGGACGCACTGCGCAGGATTAGCCGCGCATCCGGGACGGCCTGCAATATGGCGGACCATGCCCGGATCACCGCCGGCCCGATTTTCGTATGGTTGTTGAAACTGCCGAATGTAATGTAGCCATTTTTTTGAAACGGCGGCGGTGACAGCGCCGGGGCGTCGCCAGGGGGCAGGTAGCCGGGATGGTCCGTCAGGCGGACAAGGGACTCGGTATACAGATGTTCGACGCCGCCGGCAGGGTCGGCGAGCGGCTCGGTCAGAATGTAATCAACGGAATCCAGGCCCGTCGAGGCGACACGGTTGAAATAGCCGACCTGTATCGGGGCGGGGCGATGGGCCAGTACCCGATGATCCTTGCCGTTGTAGAAAGAGACCAGGACGAGGATATCGATCCCGTCCCGCCGAATTCGTTCGGCGGTCTGTTTCACGCTGTCGCCGGCAATATCCCGCCATGCATCGGCATGGCTTCCCAACCGCGCGGTGGTTTCGTCCTTGACCGGATTGCCGTGATACCCGGTGATGTGAAAGCGGCGGCGGTCGTGCCGGGCCAGAACCGGTTCGAGAAACCAGGATGTGACCCCGTAACACAGGTCGTAGGAGAGGTATCCAATCCGGATCCGTCCGTCCGGGCGCGGTGCGGCGGGGACAGGCGCCGGGCGGTTTCCCGCCTCGTGTTCCAGGTGCCGGCCGAGGTCGCGCCGAATGGCGAACAGGGCGGCGGCATCGGTATGCGGATCGAATGCGGAATAGAAGCACAGCGCCGACATCGCGTTGACGTTGTACGGCAGGATCGCATGCGACTGCCGAAAGAAGCATAACGCCGACTGCAGTTCGCCGCGCGCGATATGGATATCGCCCAGATCGTTCAGGGCATCGTACCGGCTGGCGTCGAGGGCAAGGGCGCGCTCCAGATAGGGAATTGCGGCACCGTGGTCGCCGGTTCGTTTCAGGCAGGCGCCGCAGGCATACTGCGCGTCGGCGGTATCGGGCAGGCGTTCGGCGGCCCGGCGCGCAGGCGATACCGCTTCGGCGAATTTTTCCTGCGCCATCAGGCAGCGGGCGTGGAAAAGCTGTAATCCGCCGTCATCCGGCAAGTGCCGGATGACCCGCTTAACCGATTTTGTGGCGTCCTCCAGGCGGCGCAGGGACAGCAGCGCGGTGGCGCGCATCAGTTCCGCTTCGACGTTTTCCGGATCGATTTCCAGCACGGCGTCTGCGGCGGCCAGGGACCCGCTCCAGTCGCCGAGCGCCTTGCGGATTCTCGCCTGCCGCATCATGGCGGCGGCCTCGCGTCGCTCGAGGGAACCGTCTTCGTGCATGCCCTCACTTTCCGCAAATGGCGACCATATTCCGGCCACAGATTACCGCGTATGTATAGCCGCTTCGCGCCGGTTCTGTCCTGTTTGCGGCAAGGGCGCCAACTTGCTGTCGACACTTGGCCTGACTGGCGTTACATAAGCGGCGGGAATTCCCTCGGAATCGGCCTTTCAACAGTGTGAGGAAGCGTTGGCTGAGAAAGCCACGCTAGTGATTGATGGAAGAAGAATTTTACAAGATCAAGCGCCTGCCACCTTATGTGTTCGCGGAAGTGAATGCCATGAAGGCCGCGGCCCGCGCCGCCGGCGAGGACATCATTGATCTTGGCATGGGCAATCCCGATATGCCGCCCGCGCCGCATATCGTTGAAAAGCTTGTGGAAACCGTGCGCAATCCGCGCACCCATCGCTATTCCAACTCGCGCGGCATTCCCGGGCTGCGCAAGGCGCTGGCCGCCTATTACGACCGCCGTTTCGGCGTCGATCTCGACTTCGAAAAGGAAGCCATTGTCACCCTGGGGTCGAAGGAAGGCCTCGCCAATCTTGCGCAGGCGATCACCAGCCCGGGCGATACGCTTCTGGTGCCGAATCCCTCCTACCCGATCCATCAGTTCGGGTTCGTGATCGCCGGCGGCTCGGTCAGGCATGTGCCGGTGGAGCCGGGACCGGAATTTATCGCGGCGCTGGAGCGGGCGGTCATTCATTCGGTGCCGAAGCCGATCGCCCTGGTGCTGAATTACCCGTCCAATCCGACGGCCTTTACCGCCGACCTCGATTTCTACGGCGAAGTGCTGGACTTCTGCCGCCGTCACCAGATCTATATCCTCTCGGATCTGGCCTATGCCGAAATCTATTTCGACGCCGATAATCCGCCGCCGTCGATTCTTCAGATTCCGGGGGCCAAGGATATCGCCATCGAGTTCACCTCCTGCAGCAAGACCTATTCGATGCCTGGCTGGCGGGTCGGCTTCGCCGCCGGTAATCCGCGCCTGATCGCGGCCCTGGCGCGGGTTAAAAGCTATCTCGACTACGGCGCGTTCACGCCGATCCAGGTCGCGGCGACGACGGCCCTGAACGGCCCGCAGGAATGCGTCGAAGAAGTTCGTCAGATTTACAAGGAGCGCCGCGAGGTGCTGATCGACGGGCTGTCGCGGGCCGGGTGGAATGTACCGAGCCCGCCGGCAACCATGTTCGCCTGGGCGCCCCTGCCGGCGGAGTTCGCGGCAATGGGCAGTGTCGAATTTTCCAAGCGCCTGCTCGAAGAGGCCGGCGTCGCCGTATCGCCCGGCCTCGGGTTTGGCGAACACGGTGAAGGCTATGTCCGCATCGCGCTGTGCGAAAATACCCATCGTATCCGGCAGGCGACGCGCAATATCCGGCGCTTCCTGTCCAGCGGCGACGCGGAACCGCATGAGACCCCGTTGAAAAGGAGCGCGTTGTCGTGAGTTCCCCTGTACGTGTTGCCGTTGCCGGTCTGGGAAATGTCGGCGCGGAAACCGTCCGCCTGCTCGCCGGCCAGAAGGATCTGCTGGCCCTGCGCTGCGGCCGGCCGATTGTGGTTACGGCGGTATCGGCGCGCGATTCGTCGCGCGACCGGGGCATTTCGCTGGACGGAATCGCCTGGTTTGACGACCCGGTCGCCATGGCGCGCGATGCGGAAGCCGATCTAGTCCTGGAACTGATCGGCGGCAGCGAAGGCGTCGCGCATGAGGTGTGCAAGGCGGCCATCGGCGCCGGGCGCCACGTGGTCACGGCGAACAAGGCGCTGATCGCGGTGCATGGCGCGTCGCTCGGTACGGCGGCGGAAGCGGCTGGCGTATCGCTGGCATATGAATCCGCGGTGGCGGGCGGTATCCCCATTATCAAGGCACTGCGCGAGGGTCTGGCGGCGAACCAGGTATTCCGCCTGCATGGCATCCTGAACGGCACCTGCAACTATATCCTGACCACGATGCGGGAAACCGGCCGGGATTTCGACGACGTCCTGCGGGACGCGCAGGAACTTGGATACGCCGAAGCCGATCCTAGTTTTGATATCGACGGCGTGGACGCCGCGCATAAACTGGCAATTCTCACCAGCGTCGCATTCGGCTGCGCCATCGATTTCGACGCCGTCCATATCGAGGGCATTCGCCATATCGGCGCCATCGATATCGCCTTTGCGACGGAACTCGGCTATCGCATCAAGCTGCTGGGAATCGCGGAGCAGACGGACGCCGGTATCCAGCAGCGGGTGCATCCGGTCATGGTGCCGGTCGCTGCCCCGATTGCGGCGGTAGAGGGTGTCTTTAACGCGATTGTCAGCGATGGCGACTATGTCGGCACGACCATGTTCCAGGGCCGGGGCGCCGGCGGCGGTCCCACGGCATCGGCGGTTGTCGCCGATATCGTCGATATCGCGCGTGGTCAGACGGTTCCGATATTCGGCGTGCCGGTTGCGGCGCAGCAGCCGATGCGGGTTCAGCCGCTGGAGAACCGCATCGGACTCTATTTCGTCCGTTTCATGGTGCACGACAAGCCGGGCGTTTTTGCGGAAATTGCCGCGGCCCTGCGCGACGCCGAAATTTCCATCGAATCCGCGATCCAGCGGGGCCGCGCCGCGGGCGGCGTCGTGCCACTGGTTGTGACGACGCATGAAGCCCGTGAAGCCGCCATGCAGCAGGCGCTGGGCCGGATCGCGGCGCTGGACAGCGTCACGGAGCCGCCGCGGATGATCCGGATAGAGACTTTTTGACAAGCTGCAACCCATTTGCAGTAGCGGGATGACTTGTCGTTCGGTGTACACTTCGGGTCGAATTATACGACAGGATCGACGGGAGGTTTGCCGAGATGAGCGAAGATTATAGTACCATGGACCGTAACCTGGCGCTGGAAGCCGTCCGGGTGACGGAAGCGGCCGCGCTGGCGGCATCGCGCTGGATGGGGCGCGGGGATGAAAAGGCGGCGGACCAGGCGGCCGTGGACGCCATGCGCCAGGCGCTGAACAGCCTCACCATCGATGGCACCGTCGTGATCGGCGAGGGCGAGCGCGATGAGGCGCCGATGCTGTATATCGGCGAAAAAGTGGGCAAGGGCGGCGGCCCGAAGGTCGATATCGCCCTTGACCCGCTGGAAGGCACCACGATTACGGCGAAAGGCGGGACGAACGCGCTTGCCGTCATCGCCATGGCCGATTCCGGCAATTTCCTGAATGCGCCGGACGTCTATATGGACAAGATTGCCGTCGGTGCGGGTCTGCCGGAAGGGGTGGTCGACCTGGATATGACGCCGGCGGAAAACCTCGCCAGTCTGGCGAAGGCGAAAAAGAAGGAAATCAGCGACGTCGTCGTCTGCATCCTCGACCGGCCGCGCCATGCGGAACTGATCAAGGCGGTGCGCGATGCGGGCGCGCGCATCATGCTGATCGGCGACGGCGACGTTTCCGGCGTCATCGCGACCTCCACCGGCGACAGTGGCGTCGATCTGTACATGGGCAGCGGCGGCGCCCCGGAAGGTGTGCTGGCGGCCGCGGCATTGCGCTGTATAGGCGGGCAGATGCAGGGCCGTCTGCTGTTCCGCAACGACGATGAGCGGGGGCGGGCGAAGAAGTGGGGCATTACCGACCTTGACCGTAAATACGGTCTCCTCGACCTGGCTTCGGGCGACGTCATGTTCGCCGCAACGGGCGTGACCGACGGGACCATGGTGCGCGGCGTCCGTCGGACCGGGACCGGCGCCTTTACCGAATCCATCATCATGCGGTCGAAAAGCGGCACTGTGCGCAAAATCAGCGCGGATCACGACTTTACCCGCAAAACAGGGTTCAAGTATATGGACGAATGAGCGGTATCCGTCCGGTATTTCTGGGGGTTGAGCGTTCGGTCAGCGGGAAGTGCTGGCGGGCGCGTGGCGATGACGACCGGTTGGGCCTTGCCTTGTCGCAGCGGTTTGGCCTGCCGGAAGCCGTCGGTCGGGTCATGGCCGCGCGCGGTATTTCCCTTGACGCCGCCGAGGCGTTTCTTAACCCGTCCCTGAAGGACCATCTGCCCGATCCGGCGCATCTGCTGGATATGGACAAGGCCGTATCGCGACTGGTCGAGGCGGTGCGGTCTGGCGAAACCATCGGCATCTTCGGCGATTACGACGTGGACGGCGCCACGGCATCGGCCGTGCTGGCGCGATTCTTCGAAGCCGCCGGCGGCAGGACGCGGATCTACATTCCCGACCGCCGCACAGAGGGGTATGGCCCGAACGCGGATGCGATGCGACTGCTGGCGGGCGAGGGAATCCGCACCGTCGTGACCGTCGATTGCGGAATTACGGCCTTCGAACCGCTGGAGGCGGCGCGGGCGGCGGGCCTCGATGTCATCGTTGTCGATCATCATGTTGCCGAGCCGCGCCTGCCGGCGGCGCATGCCGTTATCAATCCGAACCGGCTGGACGATACAAGCCCCCATGGCGCGATGGCGGCGGTCGGCGTGGCCTTCCTGGTTGCCGTTGCCGTGAACCGGGCCCTGCGCGACACGGGATGGTTCGAGGGAAAGCAACCGCCGGATCTGCTGGACCTGCTGGACCTCGTTGCGCTGGGCACCGTTTGCGATGTGGTGCCGCTGACCGGCGTCAACCGGGTTTTTGTCTGCCAGGGACTCAAGGTCATGGCGCGCCGCCGCAATATCGGCCTGGCGGCGCTCGCCGATGTCGGCCGGGTCAGCGAGACGCCGGATGCCTATCATGCCGGCTTTATCATGGGGCCGCGGGTGAATGCCGGCGGACGGGTCGGGGAGGCCGGCCTCGGCGCGCGGTTGTTGACCACGCATGAACCGGACGAGGCGCGGACCATTGCTGCGCGGCTCGACGCCTTTAACGAGGAGCGGCGGGCTATCGAGGCGGCCTGCCTTGAAGAGGCAATCGAGCAGGTCGAAACCCGCAAGGGGAACGAGATGGCCGGGCGCGAACTGGTGTTCGCCGCGGCGGAGGGATGGCATCCCGGCGTGATCGGCATTGTCGCCAGCCGCCTCAAGGACCGTTACAACCGGCCCGCCTGTGTCGTCGCCTATGAGGAGAACGGAATCGGCAAGGGCTCCGGGCGTTCCGTGCGCGGCGTCGATCTCGGCTCCGCGGTGGTCGCCGCGCGCCAGACAGGCCTGCTGATCAATGGCGGCGGACATACGATGGCGGCGGGATTCACGCTGGAGCGCGGCGCGGAGGCTGCGTTCCAGGAATTTCTCGCGGCCCGGATCGCCGACGACATCGGAACGGACGGCATTGTCGCGGAACTGGGGATCGACGGAAGCCTGCAGGCGGCCGGCGCAACGGTCGATTTTATCCAGTCGCTGGAGCGGCTGGCGCCGTTCGGGGCAGGGAATGCACGGCCACGCTTCGGTTTTCCGGCGGTCCGGATCCTGAAGGCCGATGTGGTGGGGCGCGACCATGTGCGCTGTTTCATCGGCGGCGAGGGAGGCGCGCGCCTCAAGGGTATCGCCTTCCGGGCGGTGGACACGCCATTGGGTGACATGCTGCTGCGCTCCGGCGGCATGCCAATGCATCTGGCGGGACATCTGCTGCGCGACCGCTGGCGCGGGAAAGACGAATCCCAGCTGGTTATCGAGGACGCCGCGAGGCTCTAACCTTTCAGCCGCGTCGCGACCTGGTGCATCTCGTCGACCACCTTGATGGTCTGGGCGGCCGAGGAATAGGCGCGCTGGGTGATGATCAGCTTGCTGAACTCAGTGGCGAGATCGGCGGCGGAATTCTCGATGGCCTGGGGCGAAAATGTGCCGAAGGATGTCTGGTCGGCTTCCAGCAGTCGAAGTTCGCCGGATTCGGTGCTGAGGGAAAAACTGGTCCCCTGCTGGGGCGTCAGCCCGTTCTGATTGCGGACGACGGCGAGCGGCAGCTTGGCGAGACCCTGGGTCAATCCGTTGCTGAACCGGCCGACGATTTCACCGGCGGCGTTGACCCTGGCTTCCACAAGCGTACCGGTCGTATTGCCGTTTGACGATATGGCCTGTGGCGTAAAGGCGCCGCCGAACTGGCTCATGCCGGAAAAATCGACGGCGATCGAACTGGCGGCCGCGGTCGCCGGGTTTGCCCAGGTGATGCCGACAGTCTGGTTCGCGGGCGATATGATCTGACCGAATGCATCGAAGGTCATGGCGAAAGGCGATCCGGCGGATACCGCGCCGTCCGGCGTCGTCGCCACCACGTCCCAGGTATCCAGCGCCGCGTTCTTGGTGAAATCGAACAGCACGGTGTGGGCGTTCCCAAGGTCGTCGAAGACGCCGACGCTCAGGTCGAAACTGGCCGCCGTCGCCGATCCGGCGGGGAGATTGGCCGACATGGTCGCCGTGGTTGTCGCCGCGGCGGCGGACAGGGCGGCGCCCGCATCGACCCGGATGGGCTGCAGCGAACCCAGGGTGTTGCCAATGGAAAAGCCGCCGGCGCCGTCGCTGGGCCAGCCCTGGATGAAATTGCCGTTCTGGTCGGTCAGGAAAGCCTGTTCCGCCCCGGCGGCGCCGACCACGCGCAGGTCGATAGACCCGGCGCGGGTCAGCAATGTACTGCCGGACCCGTCGAACGCCGTGTTGGTCACCAGAAATCCGGTGCCGTCGATGGCTACGTCGAGACTGCGGTTGGTGCTGATGATAGCGCCCTGCTGCTCGATCAGATTGCGGGTCGCGGGCTTGATTCCGCTGAACTGGCTGAAGATGGAGCCGTTCCTGTTGGTCACCAGATCCGAAAACAGCGTCTCCGAATTCTTGAACCCGCTCGTGGTCAGGTTGGAGACGTTCTGACTGATCGAGGCAAATGCGGCGCTATGGCCATTCAGCGCCGTAATGCTCGGCATATACATGTAGCTCGCCGTCATGTCCCTGTCTCCGGTTGCCTTTGCGCTGTGATGTTGCAAGCGGGATGCCAGAGCGCGATTCCTGAAAACTTCGTAAAATCAGTTGGTTGTTGAATTTTCGATTGTCCGGAATTTCGGCCGGGGGCGGCAAAACCCGCCGATGGCGGCAAGACTTGCCGGGCATGACAAAGGACGCGGAATAGGGTTGACCTGCGGGGCCGCGCCGATTAAACCTCCGATCCTGACGTCCCCATCGTCTAGAGGCCTAGGACACTGCCCTTTCACGGCGGCAACAGGGGTTCGAATCCCCTTGGGGACGCCACTCTGGCGCAAAAGTGGGCACTTCTTCGTCCGCGCCACCAGAGCGGGCGATACCCGTTTCCAGTGCGCGCTCGGACCCGTAAATTCTGATTTCTTCGTCATGAACTCGATGCGCTGTACGAACAGACGCAGATAGGCCTGTTGTAGCTTGCGGTCGCCGTGCATTAGCGTTTCCCGCATGGCGGTTGCGAATAAAGCGCCCAGCGAACTGGATCCAAATGCGTATCACTGGTCGAATTTTTATCCCGGGCGTCATTGCCATAATTGTTAGTCTGCCCATTGTCGCGATATTTATGCCGCAACAGATGACGTTGTACGGCATCATCTTGACGATAATGAGCGGTCTCACGGCACACGAACGTAAGCCTGTCTGGCATTTTGATATCGGACTCCGACTCGACCCATTTTTGATCGCGATGCTCGCGTTTTTGGGCTATGCGGCGCTTACCGCGCTTTGGTCTCTTGATGAAGAGCAGACATTTCGACGGTGGTTTCGGATATGCGGGCTCGCAATCCTTGGGTATTTTGCAATCCATTGTTCCGCGCGCGTCGCCGAACAGAATGCAAAGCTGGCATGGGTGATGGCGGCAAGTGTATTAATCTTGTTTGCCGTATTCGTCTTCGAACTTTTCACCGGGTTCCTCGCCGCGTCCGTATGGCAGGACGAGATAGCCATAGCGCGGGCAAATTTACTGAATCGTCCCTCCATGATTCTAGGCCTGGTTATTTGGCCGGCACTGCTCGTTCTTTGGTGTCGGGGTTTTCGTTGGATCCCAGTATTGATTGGACTATCGCTTCCTGTCGCGTTCTTTTTTACAAGTAGCTTGGGGGCGTTCTTGGCGGCAACTTTGGCGTGTGTCGTCTGGGCTGTAGCTTCCATCTTCGCGCGTCTTTGCGCGTGGCTTATTGGGATAGCCTTCGCGATTTCGATGATTGCGATACCGATTCTCGCGCTCAATGTGCCGTTGATAAATAGTGGGTTGGCGTTATTCGCTCGCTATGAATTCTTTTCTGGAGCGCACAGGCTTGGGATTTGGAACTTCGTCGCAACCATGATCCGGGAACGGCCGCTGCTGGGCTGGGGCCTGGACAGTGCACGAAATATTCCCCAAGCAGATTTACCTCTCGCCTCCGTCCTTTCTAAAGCTGTGGTCCTGGATTATCCCACCATACCTACCTTGCCGCTCAGCCCCGCTATGCCGCTTCACCCACACAATGCGGCGCTGCAAATTATTCTGGAAACCGGGGTGGTCGGCGCCGCTTTATTTT
This Alphaproteobacteria bacterium DNA region includes the following protein-coding sequences:
- a CDS encoding flagellar hook-basal body complex protein, yielding MTASYMYMPSITALNGHSAAFASISQNVSNLTTSGFKNSETLFSDLVTNRNGSIFSQFSGIKPATRNLIEQQGAIISTNRSLDVAIDGTGFLVTNTAFDGSGSTLLTRAGSIDLRVVGAAGAEQAFLTDQNGNFIQGWPSDGAGGFSIGNTLGSLQPIRVDAGAALSAAAATTTATMSANLPAGSATAASFDLSVGVFDDLGNAHTVLFDFTKNAALDTWDVVATTPDGAVSAGSPFAMTFDAFGQIISPANQTVGITWANPATAAASSIAVDFSGMSQFGGAFTPQAISSNGNTTGTLVEARVNAAGEIVGRFSNGLTQGLAKLPLAVVRNQNGLTPQQGTSFSLSTESGELRLLEADQTSFGTFSPQAIENSAADLATEFSKLIITQRAYSSAAQTIKVVDEMHQVATRLKG
- a CDS encoding O-antigen ligase family protein, which gives rise to MRITGRIFIPGVIAIIVSLPIVAIFMPQQMTLYGIILTIMSGLTAHERKPVWHFDIGLRLDPFLIAMLAFLGYAALTALWSLDEEQTFRRWFRICGLAILGYFAIHCSARVAEQNAKLAWVMAASVLILFAVFVFELFTGFLAASVWQDEIAIARANLLNRPSMILGLVIWPALLVLWCRGFRWIPVLIGLSLPVAFFFTSSLGAFLAATLACVVWAVASIFARLCAWLIGIAFAISMIAIPILALNVPLINSGLALFARYEFFSGAHRLGIWNFVATMIRERPLLGWGLDSARNIPQADLPLASVLSKAVVLDYPTIPTLPLSPAMPLHPHNAALQIILETGVVGAALFCLAVLCLALQLSARQNQFSAPFALASLTSWLVFVGANIGLWQSWWLTSSIVTIIFYTFPLRSNGKV